One Methanoculleus sp. 7T genomic window carries:
- a CDS encoding tubulin/FtsZ family protein, which produces MRVFFIGFGQAGGKIVDMFIEQDKRLQSQNFRGIVVNTARTDLMGLKNIELKDRLLIGQTVVKGHGVGTDNVTGARVTADEIDSIINAIDSRGTHDVDAFVIVAGLGGGTGSGGSPVLARHLKRIYREPVYAIGILPAPEEGRLYSYNAARSLSTLVNEADNTFIFDNSAWKNEGESVKDAYTRLNDEIVRRFGVLFRAGEVGKAGVGEMVVDSSEVINTLRGGGISSVGYAISEKVSPRTKQSQGIFSGLLRKKEKTEEVLTGEDKSAKIIALVRRAMLGRLTLPCDYSTAERALVLLAGPPDEMDRKGVEKSKSWVEENIAGVEVRGGDYPVQSDYVAAVVVLATIGNAPRITELLEIAKSTKEDVLKSKEKRSNMFDDGIEPLFE; this is translated from the coding sequence ATGAGGGTCTTCTTCATAGGATTCGGTCAAGCAGGGGGCAAAATCGTCGATATGTTCATAGAACAGGATAAACGATTGCAGTCTCAGAATTTCAGAGGAATCGTAGTAAACACGGCACGCACCGATCTGATGGGGCTTAAGAACATCGAGCTCAAGGACCGGCTCCTCATCGGGCAGACGGTGGTCAAGGGCCACGGTGTCGGGACCGATAACGTGACCGGGGCTCGGGTGACCGCCGATGAGATCGACAGCATCATCAACGCCATCGACTCAAGGGGCACGCACGATGTCGATGCCTTCGTCATCGTCGCAGGCCTCGGCGGCGGAACGGGCTCGGGTGGTTCACCGGTCCTTGCCCGGCACTTAAAGCGTATCTATCGGGAGCCTGTCTATGCAATCGGCATCCTGCCTGCCCCTGAAGAAGGCCGGCTCTATTCGTATAATGCGGCCCGTTCCCTGAGCACCCTGGTGAACGAGGCGGATAACACCTTTATTTTCGATAACAGCGCATGGAAGAACGAGGGAGAGAGCGTCAAGGATGCCTACACGCGGCTGAACGACGAGATCGTCCGCCGGTTCGGCGTGCTCTTCCGTGCAGGGGAGGTCGGCAAGGCGGGCGTCGGTGAGATGGTCGTGGACTCAAGCGAGGTCATCAACACCCTGCGCGGCGGCGGCATCAGTTCCGTCGGATATGCCATCAGCGAGAAGGTCAGCCCCCGAACGAAGCAGTCGCAGGGGATCTTCTCCGGCCTCTTGCGGAAGAAGGAGAAGACCGAGGAGGTGCTGACCGGTGAGGACAAGTCGGCGAAGATCATAGCCCTCGTCAGGCGGGCCATGCTCGGACGCCTGACCCTGCCGTGCGACTACTCGACGGCCGAACGGGCGCTGGTCCTCCTCGCGGGCCCGCCGGATGAGATGGACCGGAAGGGCGTGGAGAAGTCGAAGAGTTGGGTGGAGGAGAACATCGCCGGCGTCGAGGTGCGTGGCGGTGATTACCCGGTGCAGAGCGACTACGTTGCAGCTGTGGTGGTTCTCGCGACTATCGGGAACGCTCCCCGGATCACCGAACTCCTCGAGATTGCAAAATCCACGAAGGAAGATGTCCTCAAATCGAAGGAGAAACGCTCTAACATGTTCGACGACGGCATAGAGCCGCTATTCGAGTGA
- a CDS encoding NAD(P)/FAD-dependent oxidoreductase yields MKICIVGGGLCGLVSALELAGAHQVDLFERRPIPGGCLGSYRIGDYWIEEYYHHCFSGDTSLLGLLDRLQVTDRLEWLRGSTGYYVDGTIHPLTTPLEILRYPHLTFTEKARLGLLTLRSRRLDVSDLDGITAKDFILENLGPGIYASFFEPLLKSKFGERRGEVSAAWLISRIAIRSDRGAGGERLGYLKGGFQHLIARLQEEVTGRGGSVMLDSPIKEIRREGKGWLVDGEVYDAVVSTLPPQVTADLTGLDIAPVPYQGAACMTLALDRDVTDGIYWLNMKDAAPYGAVVSHTNFAPLEWYGEHLVYLASYFTDRLPEGFEQSMLADFCRRFSVSEDEVHWHRLAVDPYAGPVYTTGLRDRLPAYEEHGLFLAGMFSPPNYPERSMNGSIVAGEEVAKRVLARYPDA; encoded by the coding sequence ATGAAGATCTGCATTGTAGGGGGAGGTCTATGCGGTCTGGTCTCGGCTCTCGAACTCGCCGGAGCACACCAAGTAGATCTCTTCGAGCGAAGGCCTATTCCGGGCGGCTGTCTCGGTTCGTACCGGATAGGCGATTACTGGATCGAAGAGTACTACCACCATTGCTTCTCCGGCGATACCAGCCTGCTCGGCCTCCTCGATAGGCTCCAGGTGACCGACCGGCTGGAATGGCTCCGAGGATCCACCGGCTACTACGTCGACGGAACCATTCATCCGCTCACCACCCCGCTCGAGATCCTGCGATATCCTCACCTCACGTTCACCGAGAAGGCCCGCCTTGGTCTGCTGACCCTGCGTTCCCGGCGGCTCGATGTATCGGACCTCGACGGCATCACCGCAAAGGACTTTATCCTGGAGAACCTCGGCCCCGGCATCTACGCCTCGTTCTTCGAACCGCTCCTAAAGAGCAAGTTTGGGGAGCGCCGCGGCGAGGTCTCCGCAGCCTGGCTCATATCCCGAATTGCGATCAGATCGGACCGGGGCGCCGGGGGCGAGCGTCTGGGCTACCTGAAGGGGGGGTTCCAACACCTCATCGCCCGGCTCCAAGAAGAGGTGACGGGACGGGGCGGATCGGTCATGCTCGACTCTCCCATCAAAGAGATACGGCGAGAAGGCAAGGGTTGGCTCGTCGACGGAGAAGTCTACGACGCGGTCGTATCGACACTCCCCCCGCAGGTGACCGCGGACCTCACGGGTCTGGATATCGCCCCGGTCCCCTATCAAGGCGCCGCCTGCATGACCCTCGCACTCGACCGAGACGTCACCGACGGCATCTACTGGCTAAACATGAAGGATGCGGCTCCCTACGGTGCAGTGGTCTCGCACACCAACTTCGCCCCGCTGGAATGGTACGGGGAGCATCTTGTCTACCTTGCCTCGTACTTCACCGACCGGCTCCCGGAGGGCTTCGAGCAGTCGATGCTTGCTGACTTCTGCAGGCGGTTCTCCGTCAGCGAGGACGAGGTGCACTGGCACCGGCTTGCCGTCGACCCGTATGCGGGCCCGGTCTACACGACCGGACTCCGGGACCGCCTGCCCGCGTACGAAGAGCACGGCCTCTTCCTCGCCGGGATGTTCAGCCCCCCGAACTACCCTGAGCGGAGCATGAACGGCTCCATCGTCGCCGGAGAGGAAGTGGCGAAACGGGTTCTCGCGAGGTATCCGGATGCATGA
- a CDS encoding dolichyl-phosphate beta-glucosyltransferase: MHEIEVSAVLPVYNDREALMTAVPQSLEVLEAIAPGSFELIVAEDGSSDGSAEFVGEWEAREPRVRLMHSDERLGRGRALNRAFAGAKGSIVCYYDVDLATDMQHLAELIGAVRDGYDIVTGSRLLPKSDITRSGGREIASRGYNMLVRMVLGSSLHDHQCGFKAFRRDRLLDLLPSVSADHWFWDTEVLVRAQKRGYRVREFPVRWRQGPGTTVRRKDVVEMGSAVIALWWRLHVEKG; encoded by the coding sequence ATGCATGAGATCGAGGTGAGCGCTGTCCTCCCGGTCTACAACGATCGAGAGGCGCTCATGACCGCCGTACCGCAGTCGCTTGAGGTGCTGGAAGCAATCGCACCCGGGAGTTTTGAGTTAATCGTCGCCGAGGACGGGAGCAGCGACGGGAGCGCCGAGTTTGTCGGGGAGTGGGAAGCAAGAGAACCCCGGGTGCGCCTGATGCATAGCGACGAGCGGCTCGGGCGGGGCCGGGCGCTCAACCGTGCATTTGCCGGAGCGAAGGGGTCCATCGTCTGCTACTACGATGTCGACCTCGCCACCGATATGCAGCACCTTGCGGAACTTATCGGCGCCGTCCGCGACGGCTATGATATCGTAACAGGCTCCCGCCTCCTCCCCAAAAGCGACATCACTCGGAGCGGCGGGCGGGAGATCGCAAGCCGCGGCTACAACATGCTGGTCAGGATGGTCCTCGGGAGCTCGCTCCACGACCACCAGTGTGGGTTCAAGGCATTCCGCCGTGACCGTCTCCTCGACCTGCTTCCGTCGGTCTCTGCGGACCACTGGTTCTGGGACACCGAGGTGCTGGTGCGGGCACAGAAGAGGGGATACCGGGTCCGAGAGTTCCCCGTCAGGTGGCGGCAAGGGCCGGGGACGACGGTGCGCAGAAAAGACGTCGTCGAGATGGGATCGGCGGTTATAGCCCTTTGGTGGCGGCTCCATGTGGAAAAAGGCTAG
- a CDS encoding lysylphosphatidylglycerol synthase transmembrane domain-containing protein, whose translation MWKKASAVAIPTLIAVGIIVYMLYRVWDDLLITLEHAVIPFLFAAIGICAVAWVLRGLRYRFILRGLDIHKSIKFSTACIFISQTANLIVPARLGDFVRMLILKHEDDATYSQGFSSIVVERVFDILMIAVLGAVALPFILAVLNVPDWFTTVIIVPLAAGGIFFAVLLGSGRMKSENRIVVAIQRMLDEVKQASLNPRALATLSGSSLLIWLVDILVCFAVVLMFQEPVPFGIVVLAIVIGNLVKAVPVTPGGVGTYELALALTFGLAGMPAATATLIAVIDHLIKNMVTLVGGVGSIYYFGDWSMDILKKVFSKEIKKEETFGR comes from the coding sequence ATGTGGAAAAAGGCTAGCGCGGTCGCCATCCCCACTCTGATCGCAGTCGGGATCATCGTCTATATGCTCTACCGCGTATGGGACGACCTCCTGATAACGCTCGAGCACGCCGTAATACCCTTCCTCTTTGCGGCCATAGGGATATGCGCCGTAGCGTGGGTTCTCCGGGGGCTCCGGTACCGGTTCATCCTGCGCGGGCTCGACATCCATAAGAGCATCAAGTTCTCGACCGCCTGCATCTTCATCTCCCAGACGGCGAACCTCATCGTTCCCGCACGACTCGGCGATTTCGTGAGGATGCTCATCCTCAAGCACGAGGACGACGCCACCTACTCGCAGGGATTCTCATCCATCGTCGTCGAGCGTGTCTTCGACATCCTGATGATCGCGGTGCTCGGCGCCGTCGCCCTCCCGTTTATCCTGGCCGTCCTGAACGTTCCCGACTGGTTCACCACCGTCATTATCGTCCCGCTCGCCGCAGGAGGCATCTTCTTTGCCGTGCTCCTTGGGTCGGGCAGGATGAAGTCCGAGAACCGGATCGTCGTTGCCATCCAGAGAATGCTCGATGAGGTGAAGCAGGCCTCCCTCAATCCCAGGGCCCTCGCTACGCTCAGCGGATCCTCGCTCCTCATATGGCTCGTCGACATCTTGGTCTGCTTTGCGGTCGTCCTGATGTTCCAAGAACCGGTCCCGTTCGGCATCGTCGTCCTCGCGATCGTCATCGGCAACCTCGTCAAAGCGGTCCCGGTCACCCCAGGAGGGGTGGGGACCTATGAACTGGCGCTCGCGCTGACCTTCGGCCTTGCAGGGATGCCGGCGGCAACGGCGACGCTGATTGCGGTCATCGACCATCTGATCAAGAATATGGTCACGCTCGTCGGGGGCGTCGGGTCGATCTACTACTTCGGCGACTGGTCGATGGACATCTTAAAGAAGGTCTTCAGCAAGGAGATCAAGAAGGAGGAGACGTTTGGCAGGTGA